The proteins below are encoded in one region of Oncorhynchus masou masou isolate Uvic2021 chromosome 15, UVic_Omas_1.1, whole genome shotgun sequence:
- the LOC135555728 gene encoding 2',3'-cyclic-nucleotide 3'-phosphodiesterase-like: MDAEQNQVLDTASETREQQETGAGDCPQSQHVSPIDPAESPVTRQEMEHLQDVVTESGPSEETQETAPKAEKSPMKMVVSPEKVPETSTEVVTKAEKQPELESSTEVSEPATAMYVERENIQTAEPKKQPMPERTPEPLAENNIETAPEKIAEPVPEAVKLSEQAAPEPVTQPESEDVKLLEPEEKGPEESEKQAESGIVLEVVPEMPAEPETVKEVEADRPTEAEIVPDPEPKKSVAAETVKMVEAEKPVEAETVKKVEAEKPVAAETVKMVEAEKPVEAETVKMVEAEKPIAAETVMEKKLVEAEMVKVESEKQAEGDAVEQQKAEVVEQVPSPGTLSFAFLEHEQTKATLRTSRTLIILRGLPGSGKSLLARAIADSYQGLCTVCCADDHGVKPESPEASADGYKAFDDAVVACCSVGTSAQVIVVDDTNHTHDRLARLGEVAEQHRLVAMFLEPRTEWSRDLPQLAKRTLRGLEEAQIQAMKVPLEETSLPLFFGWFLLPGIQDKVKCMSMDFLKTLDTLEAFKKHLPDFTVEAEKEVDLEQYFQANGALHCTTKFCDYGKAEGAKEYADKPIVKELYGSVFELSLSALFVTPRTVGARVSLSEDQLTLWPADAEKEAVPLVPAAATLPAGSRAHITLGCAEGVEPQQTGFDLLEILALQQEGQEGELVEEMELGSLAYYGKGRWLLSLREPISAQACFSSLYGPKKADTTKKDGDKKKKQKCTIL, translated from the exons ATGGATGCTGAGCAGAACCAGGTGTTGGACACCGCATCAGAGACTCGAGAGCAACAGGAGACGGGAGCAGGAGACTGCCCCCAGTCACAACACGTCTCTCCAATAGATCCTGCAGAATCACCAGTGACTAGGCAAGAAATGGAGCATTTGCAAGATGTGGTTACAGAATCAGGACCGTCAGAAGAAACGCAAGAGACGGCGCCTAAAGCAGAAAAATCCCCAATGAAAATGGTTGTATCTCCTGAGAAGGTTCCAGAGACCTCTACAGAAGTTGTGACTAAAGCAGAAAAACAACCAGAACTAGAGAGCTCAACAGAGGTCTCTGAGCCAGCTACAGCAATGTACGTAGAACGTGAAAACATCCAGACCGCAGAGCCTAAAAAGCAGCCAATGCCAGAGAGAACACCAGAGCCTCTAGCAGAGAATAACATTGAAACTGCGCCAGAGAAAATAGCAGAACCCGTCCCAGAGGCTGTTAAACTGTCTGAGCAGGCAGCGCCCGAGCCTGTCACACAGCCAGAATCTGAGGACGTGAAACTGCTCGAACCAGAAGAGAAAGGGCCTGAAGAATCTGAGAAGCAGGCAGAATCTGGTATTGTGTTGGAGGTGGTGCCAGAGATGCCAGCAGAGCCTGAAACTGTAAAGGAAGTGGaggcagacagaccgaccgaAGCTGAAATTGTACCGGATCCAGAGCCAAAGAAATCAGTAGCGGCTGAGACTGTGAAGATGGTGGAAGCAGAGAAACCAGTAGAAGCTGAGACTGTGAAGAAAGTGGAAGCAGAGAAACCAGTAGCGGCTGAGACTGTGAAGATGGTGGAAGCAGAGAAACCCGTAGAAGCTGAGACTGTGAAGATGGTGGAAGCAGAGAAACCCATAGCGGCTGAGACTGTGATGGAAAAGAAACTGGTAGAAGCTGAAATGGTAAAAGTTGAGTCGGAGAAACAGGCAGAAGGTGATGCAGTGGAGCAGCAGAAGGCAGAAGTTGTCGAGCAGGTCCCTTCTCCTGGCACTTTGTCTTTCGCTTTCCTGGAGCATGAGCAGACCAAAGCCACCCTTCGCACCTCTCGCACTCTAATCATCCTCAGAGGCCTCCCCGGCAGCGGCAAGAGCCTCTTGGCACGTGCCATTGCAGATAGCTACCAGGGTCTCTGCACTGTCTGCTGTGCTGATGACCATGGTGTGAAACCGGAAAGTCCAGAAGCATCGGCAGATGGGTACAAGGCTTTTGACGATGCTGTGGTAGCCTGCTGCAGTGTAGGAACATCTGCTCAAGTGATTGTGGTGGATGACACCAACCATACCCATGATCGGCTGGCCCGTCTGGGGGAGGTAGCAGAGCAGCACCGGCTGGTGGCCATGTTTCTGGAGCCCCGCACTGAGTGGAGCAGAGACTTGCCACAGTTGGCCAAGAGAACTCTGCGGGGACTAGAGGAGGCCCAGATCCAGGCCATGAAAGTTCCTCTTGAGGAGACGTCCCTGCCCCTTTTCTTTGGCTGGTTCCTTCTCCCTGGCATCCAGGACAAGGTCAAGTGCATGTCCATGGATTTCCTGAAGACTTTGGACACACTTGAGGCCTTCAAGAAGCACTTGCCTGACT TCACTGTTGAGGCTGAGAAAGAGGTGGACTTGGAGCAGTATTTCCAAGCCAATGGAGCTCTTCATTGTACTACCAAATTCTGTGACTATGGCAAGGCCGAGGGAGCCAAGGAATATGCAGACAAACCA ATTGTTAAAGAGTTGTATGGCTCTGTGTTCGAGCTGTCCCTCAGTGCCCTCTTCGTCACACCTCGCACTGTTGGTGCCCGGGTTTCACTCTCTGAGGATCAGTTAACCCTGTGGCCTGCCGATGCTGAGAAGGAGGCAGTCCCTCTAGTCCCGGCTGCCGCCACCCTGCCCGCAGGCAGCCGTGCCCACATCACCCTGGGCTGTGCTGAGGGGGTTGAGCCACAGCAGACTGGCTTTGACCTGCTGGAGATCCTAGCGCTGCAGCAAGAGGGTCAGGAGGGAGAGCTGGTGGAGGAGATGGAGCTCGGCTCCCTGGCCTACTACGGCAAGGGGAGGTGGCTGCTCAGTCTGAGGGAGCCCATCTCCGCCCAGGCCTGCTTCTCCAGCCTCTACGGGCCCAAGAAGGCCGACACGACCAAGAAAGACGGGGACAAGAAGAAGAAGCAAAAGTGCACCATActgtaa